The proteins below are encoded in one region of Chrysemys picta bellii isolate R12L10 chromosome 4, ASM1138683v2, whole genome shotgun sequence:
- the BTG2 gene encoding protein BTG2 — protein sequence MSQRWSGVSSRADMVPEIAAAVGFVSSLLRTRGCVSEHQLHVFSGALQEALTEHYKHHWFPEKPFKGSGYRCIRINHKMDPIISKAASQIGLNLQQLYQLLPSELTLWVDPYEVSYRIGEDGSICVLYEAAAATPVSSYGMLTCKNQMMLGRTSPSKNYMMTVSS from the exons ATGAGCCAACGCTGGAGCGGAGTCAGCAGCCGGGCGGACATGGTGCCCGAGATCGCCGCCGCCGTGGGCTTCGTGTCCAGCCTGCTCCGGACCCGGGGCTGTGTCAGCGAGCATCAGCTGCATGTCTTCAGCGGGGCCCTGCAGGAGGCGCTCAcag AGCATTACAAACATCATTGGTTTCCCGAGAAACCCTTCAAAGGTTCTGGGTATCGCTGCATCCGAATCAATCACAAAATGGACCCCATTATCAGCAAAGCAGCTAGCCAGATCGGACTCAACCTCCAGCAGCTCTATCAGCTCCTGCCCAGTGAACTCACGCTCTGGGTGGACCCGTATGAAGTGTCTTACCGGATCGGTGAAGATGGCTCCATCTGTGTTTTGTATGAAGCAGCAGCGGCAACACCTGTGAGCTCCTATGGGATGCTCACCTGTAAAAACCAGATGATGTTGGGTCGCACGAGCCCTTCCAAAAACTACATGATGACTGTCTCCAGCTAA